A genome region from Bradyrhizobium commune includes the following:
- a CDS encoding HpcH/HpaI aldolase/citrate lyase family protein yields MTRPRRSHLFMPGSNPRALEKAQNLPADGLILDLEDSVAPDAKAVARDGIAAAIAAKGFGKREILIRTNGLDTPWWGDDVAMAAKASPDGILVPKVSSIEDLQTIGSRLAELGAAPTVKVWAMIETARAVLHAEELAAAGRDPKTRLSGFVFGPNDIARETRIRMMPGRAAMIPMITHCILATRANGLEILDGPYSDINNPDGFATECAQGRDLGFDGKTLIHPSQIDACNVIFTPPAEEVARARKIIAAFELPENVSRGAIRLDGAMVERLHAEMARRTIEIADAIAAMGKG; encoded by the coding sequence ATGACCCGCCCGCGCCGCAGCCATCTGTTCATGCCCGGCTCCAATCCCCGTGCGCTGGAAAAGGCGCAAAACCTGCCGGCCGACGGCCTGATCCTCGATCTGGAAGACTCCGTCGCCCCCGACGCCAAGGCGGTGGCGCGTGACGGGATCGCGGCTGCGATCGCGGCCAAAGGGTTCGGCAAGCGGGAGATCTTGATCCGGACCAACGGCCTCGACACGCCCTGGTGGGGCGACGACGTCGCGATGGCGGCGAAGGCTTCGCCGGACGGCATCCTGGTTCCAAAGGTCTCCAGCATCGAGGACCTCCAGACCATCGGTAGCCGCCTCGCCGAGCTCGGCGCTGCGCCGACCGTGAAAGTCTGGGCCATGATCGAGACCGCGCGCGCTGTGCTCCACGCCGAGGAGCTGGCGGCCGCCGGTCGCGATCCGAAGACGCGCCTCTCCGGTTTCGTGTTCGGTCCGAACGACATTGCGCGTGAGACGCGGATCCGGATGATGCCGGGTCGTGCAGCAATGATCCCGATGATCACCCATTGCATCCTCGCGACGCGCGCCAATGGCCTCGAAATCCTCGACGGCCCCTACAGCGACATCAACAATCCCGACGGCTTTGCCACCGAATGCGCGCAGGGCCGCGACCTCGGCTTCGATGGCAAGACGCTGATCCACCCCTCGCAGATCGACGCCTGCAACGTCATCTTCACGCCGCCCGCAGAGGAGGTCGCGCGGGCCCGAAAAATCATCGCCGCGTTCGAGCTGCCGGAGAACGTCTCGCGCGGCGCGATCCGGCTCGACGGCGCGATGGTGGAACGCCTCCACGCCGAGATGGCGCGGCGCACGATCGAGATCGCGGACGCAATCGCTGCGATGGGCAAAGGCTGA
- a CDS encoding DUF6455 family protein, with translation MSTASRPYPIVQDLIESFAGWLKHRREINEMRQLDRADFDRIANDLRIAPDDLEELARRGRHAADELPQMLARLGIDSDRLERAQPLLLRDMERVCSLCQHKARCNLELVTGAAAENYPGFCDNAATLDSVNRADLAPR, from the coding sequence ATGAGCACCGCCAGCAGGCCTTATCCCATCGTCCAGGACCTCATCGAGTCCTTTGCCGGCTGGCTGAAACATCGCCGCGAGATCAACGAGATGCGGCAGCTTGACCGCGCCGATTTCGACCGGATCGCGAACGACCTCAGGATCGCGCCTGACGATCTGGAAGAATTGGCGCGCCGCGGCCGGCACGCGGCCGACGAACTCCCGCAAATGCTCGCCCGGCTCGGCATCGACAGCGACCGACTGGAGCGTGCACAGCCGCTGCTGCTGCGCGACATGGAGCGGGTCTGCTCGCTGTGCCAGCACAAGGCCCGCTGCAATCTGGAGCTCGTCACCGGCGCGGCCGCAGAGAATTATCCGGGCTTTTGCGACAATGCCGCGACGCTGGACTCAGTCAACCGCGCCGACCTCGCGCCGCGCTGA
- the leuD gene encoding 3-isopropylmalate dehydratase small subunit — MDKFTTLEGVAAPLKIINVDTDMIIPKQYLKTIKRTGLGKGLFSEQRYKDDGSENPDFVLNQPAYRNTKVLVAGDNFGCGSSREHAPWALLDFGIRCVISTSFGDIFYNNCFKNGILPIRVSQEDLDKLFDDAERGANATLTIDLPNQEIRGPDGGKVKFEIDPFRKHCLINGLDDIGLTMEKKASIDTYEDKLKRERAWA, encoded by the coding sequence ATGGACAAGTTCACCACGCTGGAAGGCGTCGCGGCGCCGCTGAAGATCATCAATGTCGACACCGACATGATCATCCCGAAGCAGTACCTCAAGACCATCAAGCGCACCGGCCTTGGCAAGGGGCTCTTCTCCGAGCAGCGCTACAAGGACGACGGCAGCGAGAACCCGGATTTCGTGCTGAACCAGCCGGCCTATCGCAACACCAAGGTGCTGGTCGCCGGCGACAATTTCGGCTGCGGCTCGAGCCGCGAGCACGCGCCCTGGGCGCTGCTCGATTTCGGCATCCGCTGCGTGATCTCGACCTCGTTCGGCGACATCTTCTACAACAACTGCTTCAAGAACGGCATTCTGCCGATCCGCGTCAGCCAGGAAGACCTCGACAAGCTGTTCGACGACGCCGAGCGCGGCGCCAACGCGACGCTGACGATCGACCTGCCGAACCAGGAAATCCGCGGCCCCGATGGCGGCAAGGTCAAGTTCGAGATCGACCCGTTCCGCAAGCATTGCCTGATCAACGGCCTCGACGACATCGGTCTCACCATGGAGAAGAAGGCCTCGATCGACACCTATGAGGACAAGCTCAAGCGCGAACGCGCCTGGGCCTGA
- a CDS encoding metallopeptidase family protein, whose protein sequence is MWTELKAPSLAEMEVTAHDIFEHLPAEFRGLCEGLIIRVDDFPTEEVLDEMECESEFDLLGLFQGVGLPQQSFGDLARLPNMVWLYRRPILDYWAEHDESLGHIVRHVLIHEIGHHFGLSDDDMADIEAQAE, encoded by the coding sequence ATGTGGACCGAATTGAAAGCGCCCTCGCTGGCCGAGATGGAAGTGACGGCGCACGACATCTTCGAGCACCTGCCGGCGGAGTTTCGCGGGCTGTGTGAGGGCCTGATCATCCGCGTCGACGACTTTCCCACCGAGGAGGTCCTCGACGAGATGGAATGCGAGAGCGAGTTCGACCTGCTCGGCCTGTTCCAGGGCGTCGGCCTGCCCCAGCAGAGCTTTGGCGATTTGGCGCGGCTGCCCAACATGGTCTGGCTCTACCGCCGGCCGATCCTGGATTACTGGGCCGAGCACGACGAGAGCCTCGGCCACATCGTCCGCCACGTCCTGATCCACGAGATCGGCCACCATTTCGGCCTCTCGGACGACGATATGGCTGATATTGAGGCCCAGGCAGAGTAG